Proteins encoded together in one Dechloromonas sp. HYN0024 window:
- the pgeF gene encoding peptidoglycan editing factor PgeF: protein MADLLVPDWPAPARVRAVQTGRAGGCSRAPWDSFNLGDHVGDDPAAVAANRATLRARLPAEPLWLSQVHGNVVVDARNPDTVEADAAFARQSGVVCVVMTADCLPVLFCDQGGAVVAAAHAGWRGLVGGVLEATVAAMDVPADQLLVWLGPAIGPSAFEVGDEVRAAFVADDPGSGEAFVRHGPGKWLADLYGLARRRLQRIGVPAIYGGEACTVSQPDHYFSYRRDGVTGRMATLIWLADDDGV from the coding sequence ATGGCTGATCTGCTGGTCCCCGACTGGCCCGCACCGGCCCGCGTCCGCGCCGTACAGACGGGGCGCGCTGGCGGCTGCAGCCGGGCGCCGTGGGATAGTTTCAATCTGGGTGACCATGTTGGTGACGACCCGGCAGCGGTGGCGGCCAATCGGGCAACGCTGCGTGCCCGTTTGCCGGCCGAGCCGTTATGGCTCAGTCAGGTCCACGGCAATGTCGTGGTCGATGCGCGAAATCCGGACACCGTCGAGGCCGATGCCGCTTTTGCCCGACAGTCCGGGGTGGTCTGTGTCGTGATGACGGCCGATTGCCTGCCGGTACTTTTTTGTGACCAGGGCGGGGCGGTCGTTGCGGCAGCGCATGCCGGCTGGCGTGGTCTGGTGGGCGGGGTGCTTGAGGCGACCGTGGCGGCGATGGACGTCCCGGCCGATCAATTGCTGGTCTGGCTGGGGCCGGCCATCGGGCCGTCGGCGTTTGAAGTTGGCGATGAGGTGCGTGCCGCTTTTGTTGCCGACGATCCTGGTTCCGGCGAGGCGTTTGTCCGGCATGGGCCGGGCAAATGGCTGGCTGACCTTTATGGGCTGGCACGCCGCCGCCTGCAGCGCATCGGTGTGCCAGCCATTTATGGCGGCGAGGCCTGTACGGTCAGCCAACCCGATCATTACTTTTCCTATCGCCGCGATGGTGTCACCGGTCGCATGGCGACGCTGATCTGGCTGGCCGACGACGACGGCGTATAA
- a CDS encoding alpha/beta fold hydrolase, which produces MKFKQHIVQCLGPSGLHRMAYTEWGARDNPRVLVCVHGLTRNGRDFDALAEAMSGHYRVICPDVVGRGQSSHLRDPAAYGIPQYVGDMVTLIARLNVETVHWVGTSMGGLIGMGLAAQAATPIRKMVLNDVGPVITAESLQRIGTYVGTDPDWATFDEALAFVRLVSEPFGRLTEAQWYHLTETSVMQGSDGRWRFRYDPRIAEPFRAAFADKDVDLWPLYEQIKCPTLVVRGADSDLLTRETWQKMATCGPQAKLAEIAGVGHAPMFQSDDQIAIVRDFLLSP; this is translated from the coding sequence ATGAAATTCAAACAACATATCGTGCAATGCCTCGGTCCCTCTGGCTTGCACCGGATGGCCTATACCGAGTGGGGTGCCCGCGACAATCCGCGCGTCCTCGTCTGCGTGCATGGCCTGACCCGCAATGGCCGCGATTTTGATGCGCTGGCAGAAGCCATGTCCGGACACTACCGGGTGATCTGTCCGGATGTTGTCGGCCGTGGCCAGAGTAGCCATCTGCGTGACCCGGCGGCCTATGGCATCCCGCAATACGTGGGTGACATGGTGACGCTGATTGCCCGCCTTAATGTCGAGACCGTGCATTGGGTCGGCACCTCGATGGGCGGCCTGATTGGCATGGGCCTGGCGGCGCAGGCGGCAACGCCGATCCGCAAGATGGTGCTCAATGATGTCGGGCCGGTGATTACGGCCGAATCGCTGCAGCGTATCGGCACCTATGTCGGCACCGATCCCGACTGGGCGACCTTCGACGAGGCGCTGGCCTTCGTCAGATTGGTCAGCGAGCCATTCGGCCGCCTGACCGAGGCGCAGTGGTATCACCTCACCGAAACGAGCGTCATGCAGGGTTCCGATGGTCGCTGGCGTTTCCGTTACGATCCTCGTATCGCCGAGCCGTTCCGGGCCGCCTTTGCCGATAAGGATGTCGATCTGTGGCCGCTCTATGAGCAGATTAAATGCCCGACCCTGGTTGTTCGCGGCGCTGATTCCGATCTGCTCACCCGCGAGACCTGGCAAAAAATGGCGACTTGCGGCCCGCAGGCAAAACTGGCCGAAATTGCTGGCGTCGGGCATGCCCCGATGTTCCAGTCTGACGATCAGATTGCCATCGTGCGTGACTTCCTGTTGAGCCCATGA
- a CDS encoding bifunctional (p)ppGpp synthetase/guanosine-3',5'-bis(diphosphate) 3'-pyrophosphohydrolase produces MVSVVHSVASLSDFDQFLATLGEGLPTGDAERLRSAVEFAWSAYGERTLGSGERIWSHALGMAVIIAGLKLDAESRIAALLFAIPAQDEHGVATIEARFGKPAAHLVHGISRLNRLRPITKGFVATNVEAGEVNPTEMKAQIEVLRKMLLAMVEDIRVVLLRLASRTQTLRYYASNPDDDLRVEVARETLELYSPLANRLGVWELKWELEDLSFRFIHPETYKKLAKLLDEKRSEREQFIVDAVAKVRTELEAAGVQNAEIYGRPKHIYSIWNKMRKKGVEFSEVYDVRALRIIVDDLRECYTALGIVHNLWLPIPKEFDDYISNPKGNNYRSLHTAVRCPDGRSLEIQIRTWEMHKHAELGVAAHWRYKEGSKRTTEDDYDEKIAWLRQLLTWKDEVADSSDWVKHYKQAALDETIYVITPQGKVVDLPAGSTPVDFAYRVHTDLGHRCRGAKVGGQLVPLNTALETGQEVEIVTAKIGGPSRDWLNPLQGYIHTKSARVKVRTWFSNLALEETLGEGRSLIAKELQRAGQTGANIEELSHKLGFTRADDLYIAAARGDLNQRQFQAVAKGGDLLAETQLPDEVLTKPSKPVQGNQGILIVGVDKLLTQLARCCKPAPPDEIQGFITRGKGISIHRMDCPNFSNLAALHPERVIETDWGLTTTGVFAADIIVDAHDRQGLLRDISEIFTRERLNVVGVNTQSKQGKAHMSFTVEITNLQQMQKTLALIHEVEGVVGVRRA; encoded by the coding sequence ATGGTTTCCGTCGTCCATTCTGTCGCTTCGCTGAGCGACTTCGATCAGTTTCTCGCTACCCTCGGCGAGGGTTTGCCGACGGGTGATGCCGAGCGTCTCAGATCGGCTGTCGAGTTTGCCTGGTCGGCCTATGGCGAGCGCACGCTGGGGAGTGGCGAGCGTATCTGGTCACACGCGCTGGGCATGGCGGTGATTATTGCCGGCCTCAAGCTCGATGCCGAATCACGCATTGCGGCACTGCTCTTTGCCATTCCGGCTCAGGACGAGCATGGCGTCGCCACTATCGAAGCGCGGTTTGGCAAACCGGCGGCGCATCTGGTGCACGGAATTTCCCGGCTCAACCGCTTGCGCCCGATTACCAAAGGCTTTGTCGCAACCAATGTCGAGGCTGGCGAAGTCAATCCGACCGAGATGAAGGCGCAGATCGAAGTCCTGCGCAAGATGCTGCTGGCCATGGTCGAAGATATCCGTGTCGTGCTGCTGCGTCTAGCCAGCCGGACGCAGACCCTGCGCTACTACGCCTCAAACCCCGATGATGACCTGCGCGTCGAGGTTGCCCGCGAAACCCTGGAACTCTATTCACCGCTGGCCAACCGGCTCGGTGTCTGGGAACTGAAGTGGGAGCTGGAGGACCTGTCCTTCCGCTTCATCCACCCGGAAACTTACAAGAAGCTGGCCAAGCTGCTCGACGAGAAACGCAGCGAGCGCGAGCAGTTCATCGTCGATGCCGTGGCCAAAGTGCGCACCGAACTCGAAGCGGCTGGCGTCCAGAACGCCGAAATCTACGGCCGGCCGAAGCACATCTACAGTATCTGGAACAAGATGCGCAAGAAGGGCGTAGAGTTCTCGGAAGTGTACGACGTGCGCGCCCTGCGCATCATCGTCGACGATCTGCGCGAGTGCTACACCGCGCTCGGCATCGTGCACAACCTGTGGCTGCCGATTCCCAAGGAATTCGACGATTACATCTCGAACCCCAAGGGCAACAATTATCGCTCCCTGCACACTGCCGTGCGTTGCCCGGACGGGCGCAGCCTGGAAATCCAGATCCGTACCTGGGAAATGCACAAGCATGCCGAACTCGGTGTCGCCGCCCACTGGCGCTACAAGGAAGGCAGCAAGCGGACGACCGAGGACGACTACGACGAAAAGATCGCCTGGCTACGCCAGCTGCTGACCTGGAAGGACGAAGTCGCCGACAGTTCGGACTGGGTCAAGCATTACAAGCAGGCGGCGCTCGACGAGACGATCTACGTCATCACGCCGCAGGGCAAGGTGGTTGACCTGCCAGCCGGGTCAACGCCGGTCGACTTTGCGTATCGCGTACACACCGATCTTGGCCACCGCTGCCGGGGTGCCAAGGTGGGCGGCCAGTTGGTGCCGCTCAATACGGCACTCGAAACGGGACAGGAAGTCGAGATCGTCACGGCCAAGATCGGCGGTCCATCGCGTGACTGGCTCAATCCGCTACAGGGCTACATCCACACCAAGAGCGCCCGGGTCAAGGTACGCACCTGGTTCTCCAACCTAGCGCTCGAAGAAACGCTCGGCGAAGGACGCAGTCTGATCGCCAAGGAATTGCAGCGGGCTGGACAGACCGGGGCAAATATCGAGGAACTCTCGCACAAGCTGGGTTTTACCCGCGCTGACGATCTGTATATTGCAGCTGCCCGTGGCGACCTCAATCAGCGCCAGTTCCAGGCCGTCGCAAAGGGTGGCGACCTGCTCGCCGAAACCCAGTTGCCGGATGAGGTGCTGACCAAGCCAAGTAAGCCGGTGCAGGGCAATCAGGGAATTTTGATCGTTGGCGTAGACAAGCTGCTGACGCAGCTTGCCCGTTGCTGCAAACCGGCCCCACCGGACGAAATCCAGGGCTTCATCACGCGCGGTAAGGGGATTTCCATCCACCGCATGGATTGCCCGAACTTTTCAAATCTGGCGGCTCTGCATCCGGAACGGGTCATCGAAACCGACTGGGGTCTGACCACTACCGGTGTCTTTGCCGCCGACATCATTGTTGATGCGCACGACCGTCAGGGCCTGCTACGGGATATTTCCGAAATATTTACCCGCGAACGGCTCAATGTCGTCGGCGTCAACACCCAGTCCAAGCAGGGTAAGGCGCACATGAGCTTTACTGTCGAGATCACCAATCTGCAACAGATGCAGAAGACCCTGGCCCTCATCCATGAGGTTGAAGGGGTGGTCGGGGTGCGCCGCGCCTGA
- a CDS encoding alpha/beta fold hydrolase: MKHIVVQGLKLEYRDYPATVEGQPTLLLLHEGLGSVTMWRHFPEKLAAATGCRLIVWSRAGYGGSEAYPEPRSLRYMHREGEEMLPALLAALGIERPLLIGHSDGGSIALIFAGAFPEVPLGIAVMAPHEFVEEVTLAGIRAARTTWLTTDFPKKLARYHHAQTERVFADWNDTWLSPPFRDWNIEDCLPKIRCPVLAIQGEDDEYATMRQIDVIAETVPGTQLLKLPRCGHSPHRDQEAAVIDALGAFVSRVNGS, from the coding sequence ATGAAGCATATTGTCGTTCAAGGGCTGAAGCTCGAATATCGGGATTACCCGGCGACGGTGGAAGGGCAGCCGACCCTGCTGCTCCTTCACGAAGGTCTGGGCAGCGTCACCATGTGGCGGCATTTTCCGGAAAAGCTGGCGGCGGCAACCGGTTGTCGATTGATCGTCTGGTCTCGGGCGGGTTATGGTGGCTCGGAGGCCTACCCGGAGCCGCGGTCGCTACGTTACATGCATCGCGAAGGCGAGGAAATGCTGCCCGCCCTGCTTGCTGCCCTGGGCATAGAAAGGCCGCTGCTGATCGGCCATAGCGACGGCGGCAGCATTGCCCTGATTTTTGCCGGGGCCTTTCCGGAGGTGCCGCTCGGTATTGCCGTCATGGCGCCCCACGAGTTTGTCGAAGAGGTGACGCTGGCCGGTATTCGCGCCGCCAGGACGACCTGGTTAACGACTGACTTTCCGAAAAAACTGGCCCGCTACCATCACGCCCAGACCGAGCGGGTCTTTGCCGACTGGAACGATACCTGGCTGTCGCCGCCCTTCCGTGACTGGAATATCGAGGACTGCCTGCCCAAGATTCGCTGTCCGGTGCTCGCCATCCAGGGTGAGGATGACGAATATGCCACGATGCGCCAGATTGACGTGATTGCTGAAACAGTGCCCGGCACGCAATTGCTCAAGCTGCCGCGCTGCGGCCATTCGCCGCACCGTGATCAGGAAGCGGCGGTGATCGACGCTCTGGGCGCCTTTGTCAGCCGGGTCAACGGATCCTGA
- a CDS encoding DMT family transporter, translated as MKKLFANPYLLLTLTVLFWSGNMVVGRGIRGDVPPLTMAFGRWLIALTLILPLALPHLKAQWPLLKQGWKPLTVLGLLGVGGYNTFAYIALQDTSATNAALLNSFVPIATIAISWAFLGKHLRPIEGIGVVISLCGAMTIVSRGDFAVLAHLKLNIGDVWMLVAVLDWAIYTVALAWRPAGVHPMLMLGATTVIGLAALGPACAWELMQGRQITINWGSLSALAYVGIFPSFLGYIFYNKGVADVGANKASLFIHLMPVFGTLLSFLFLGEIPFWYHYLGIGLIFTGIWLTMKR; from the coding sequence ATGAAAAAACTGTTCGCCAACCCCTATCTCCTGCTCACCCTGACGGTCCTCTTCTGGTCCGGGAACATGGTGGTCGGACGTGGCATCCGCGGCGATGTGCCGCCGCTGACCATGGCCTTCGGGCGCTGGCTGATCGCCCTAACCCTCATCCTGCCGCTCGCCCTGCCCCATCTGAAGGCCCAGTGGCCCTTGCTGAAACAGGGCTGGAAACCACTGACGGTACTCGGCCTGCTCGGCGTCGGTGGCTACAACACGTTTGCCTACATCGCCCTGCAGGACACCAGTGCGACCAACGCGGCACTGCTCAACTCCTTCGTGCCGATCGCCACCATCGCCATCTCATGGGCCTTTCTCGGCAAACATCTGCGGCCGATCGAAGGGATCGGCGTGGTCATATCGTTATGCGGTGCTATGACCATCGTGTCGCGTGGCGACTTCGCCGTTCTGGCCCATCTCAAGCTCAATATCGGCGACGTCTGGATGCTCGTCGCCGTACTTGACTGGGCGATCTACACCGTCGCCCTGGCCTGGCGTCCGGCCGGGGTTCACCCCATGCTCATGCTCGGCGCGACCACCGTCATCGGCCTCGCTGCCCTGGGCCCGGCCTGCGCCTGGGAGTTGATGCAGGGCCGCCAGATCACGATCAATTGGGGATCACTCAGTGCCTTGGCCTACGTCGGCATCTTTCCCAGTTTTCTCGGCTATATCTTCTACAACAAGGGCGTCGCCGACGTCGGCGCCAACAAGGCCAGCCTGTTCATCCACCTCATGCCGGTCTTCGGCACCCTGCTCTCCTTCCTGTTCCTCGGTGAAATTCCCTTCTGGTACCACTACCTCGGCATTGGCCTGATCTTCACCGGCATCTGGCTCACCATGAAACGATGA
- the phaC gene encoding class I poly(R)-hydroxyalkanoic acid synthase, with amino-acid sequence MAQGSNNNDAFAGSAAQFMQNGQNMMQQFMDYLGKAGGQAGAMPPPVDPQAMTALQKQFMDQQMSLWQSVLNKQPGQDPAFKVTPEPGDRRFSAPEWKESPIYDYLHQAYLLNTQYLKQVVEVIPAEDAKAKERMRFLARQMADAMAPSNFAATNPEFIKLALETKGQSITDGINNLIRDFEKGRISMTDESVFEVGKNIATTEGAVVYENDLMQLIQYSPLTPKVATRPLVVVPPCINKFYIMDLQPDNSLIRFMVDQGNTVFLVSWRNPSEAHGHIGWDDYLEQGPITALNVAREITKVKQVNALGFCVGGTILTSSLAVLKARGEDPVASLTLLTTLLDFSDTGEIGLFIDEQGVAAREGTIGKGGLLPARDLQNTFSFLRANDLVWNYVTGNYLKGEKPKAFDLLYWNSDSTNLPGPFACWYMRNMYLENNLRVPGKLDMCGAKVDLGQLDMPVYLLATREDHIVPWQSAYQSTRILGGKVRFVLGASGHIAGVINPVSKNKRSYWVNDNVKNEAEAWLVAAEEKKGSWWADWSDWLKPLSGEQRAPRKPGNAKYKPIEPAPGRYVRERAV; translated from the coding sequence ATGGCACAGGGATCGAACAATAACGACGCATTCGCGGGTTCTGCCGCGCAGTTCATGCAGAACGGCCAGAACATGATGCAGCAGTTCATGGACTATCTCGGCAAAGCGGGGGGGCAGGCCGGCGCAATGCCGCCGCCGGTCGACCCGCAGGCGATGACGGCGCTGCAAAAACAGTTCATGGATCAGCAGATGTCGCTCTGGCAGTCCGTGCTCAACAAGCAGCCGGGGCAGGATCCAGCCTTCAAGGTGACCCCCGAGCCGGGCGACCGTCGTTTTTCCGCCCCGGAGTGGAAAGAAAGCCCGATCTACGATTATCTGCATCAGGCCTACCTGCTCAATACCCAGTATCTCAAGCAGGTGGTCGAGGTGATCCCGGCCGAGGATGCCAAGGCGAAGGAGCGGATGCGCTTTCTCGCACGCCAGATGGCAGATGCCATGGCACCGTCCAATTTTGCCGCGACCAATCCGGAATTCATCAAGCTGGCCCTCGAAACCAAGGGACAGAGCATTACCGATGGCATCAACAACCTGATCAGGGATTTCGAGAAGGGCCGTATCTCGATGACCGACGAGTCGGTGTTCGAGGTCGGCAAGAATATTGCAACGACCGAAGGTGCTGTCGTCTACGAAAACGACCTGATGCAACTGATCCAGTATTCGCCGCTGACGCCCAAGGTGGCGACGCGGCCGCTGGTCGTTGTGCCGCCGTGCATCAACAAGTTCTACATCATGGACCTGCAGCCGGACAACTCGCTGATCCGCTTCATGGTCGACCAAGGCAATACCGTGTTTCTGGTGTCCTGGCGCAATCCATCGGAAGCGCACGGTCACATCGGCTGGGATGATTACCTTGAACAGGGCCCGATCACGGCTCTGAATGTTGCCCGTGAAATCACCAAGGTCAAGCAGGTCAATGCCCTCGGCTTCTGCGTCGGCGGCACTATCCTGACCTCGTCCCTGGCGGTTCTCAAGGCGCGGGGTGAGGATCCGGTGGCCTCGCTGACCCTGCTGACCACGCTGCTCGATTTCTCGGATACCGGTGAGATTGGCCTGTTTATCGACGAGCAGGGTGTTGCCGCACGCGAAGGAACGATTGGCAAGGGCGGCCTGCTGCCCGCCCGCGATCTGCAGAATACCTTCTCCTTCCTGCGTGCCAATGATCTTGTCTGGAACTACGTCACCGGCAATTATCTGAAGGGCGAGAAGCCGAAGGCTTTCGACCTGCTCTACTGGAATTCGGATTCGACCAACCTGCCAGGGCCGTTCGCCTGCTGGTACATGCGCAACATGTATCTGGAAAACAACCTGCGGGTGCCGGGCAAGCTTGATATGTGTGGTGCCAAGGTCGATCTCGGCCAGCTCGACATGCCGGTCTACCTGCTGGCCACGCGCGAAGACCATATCGTGCCGTGGCAGTCGGCTTACCAGAGCACGCGCATTCTCGGCGGCAAGGTGCGTTTTGTGCTGGGTGCTTCCGGCCATATTGCCGGGGTGATCAACCCGGTCAGCAAGAACAAGCGCAGCTACTGGGTCAATGACAATGTAAAGAACGAAGCCGAGGCCTGGCTGGTCGCGGCGGAAGAGAAGAAGGGAAGCTGGTGGGCCGATTGGTCTGACTGGCTCAAACCGTTGTCGGGAGAACAGCGGGCACCGCGCAAACCGGGGAATGCCAAATACAAGCCGATTGAACCGGCACCAGGCAGATACGTCAGAGAGCGCGCGGTATAA
- the rluD gene encoding 23S rRNA pseudouridine(1911/1915/1917) synthase RluD, whose protein sequence is MNDPVENSGDYSRTEPLCLTVPDASYGRRLDQVLAELLPQHSRNRLQGWVRDACVLVDGKQETEPKRKMMGGERLVISEPVDIRSQPELPEDIPLNVVFEDETLLVINKPAGLVVHPGSGNWSGTLMNALLHHVPGIEAVPRAGIVHRLDKDTSGLLVVAKTVEAQTHLVRQLQERTVRRIYLALAAGAMKHEGTVNEPIGRHPSQRIKMAIVPENRGGKPAITNIRILELFPYTTFVECSLETGRTHQIRVHMAAIHHPLVGDQVYGKHNPKLPEFPRQALHATRLGLVHPLTGLKMQWEVPLPEDMRDLLDSLRYG, encoded by the coding sequence ATGAATGATCCTGTTGAAAACTCCGGCGATTATAGCCGAACTGAACCGCTCTGCCTGACCGTTCCTGATGCCTCTTATGGACGGCGTCTCGATCAGGTATTGGCCGAGCTTTTGCCGCAACATTCCCGCAACCGTTTGCAGGGCTGGGTGCGTGATGCCTGCGTGCTGGTTGATGGCAAGCAAGAGACCGAGCCCAAGCGCAAGATGATGGGCGGTGAGCGCCTCGTTATCAGCGAACCGGTCGATATTCGCAGCCAACCCGAACTGCCCGAAGACATACCGCTCAACGTTGTTTTTGAGGATGAAACCCTGCTTGTCATCAACAAGCCGGCCGGGCTGGTTGTCCATCCGGGCAGCGGCAACTGGAGCGGCACCCTGATGAATGCGCTGCTGCACCACGTGCCCGGCATCGAGGCGGTGCCACGGGCTGGCATCGTGCACCGACTGGACAAGGACACCAGCGGCCTGCTCGTCGTCGCCAAGACGGTTGAGGCCCAGACCCATCTGGTCCGTCAGTTGCAGGAGCGTACGGTTCGTCGCATCTATCTGGCTCTGGCAGCCGGCGCCATGAAGCATGAAGGCACGGTCAACGAGCCGATTGGCCGGCATCCGTCGCAGCGCATCAAGATGGCCATCGTGCCTGAGAACCGGGGGGGCAAGCCGGCGATTACCAATATCCGCATCCTGGAACTTTTTCCCTACACCACCTTTGTCGAGTGTTCGCTGGAAACCGGGCGGACGCATCAGATTCGCGTGCACATGGCTGCCATCCATCATCCGCTGGTTGGTGATCAGGTCTACGGCAAACATAATCCGAAACTTCCGGAGTTTCCCCGTCAGGCCTTGCATGCAACCCGCCTTGGCCTGGTCCATCCGCTGACCGGCCTCAAAATGCAGTGGGAAGTGCCGCTACCGGAAGACATGCGCGACCTGCTCGACTCGCTGCGCTATGGCTGA
- a CDS encoding zinc-dependent peptidase: MRSLLDRFRSKKPAHIPDQLWAMTVVSLPFIDALAVDDERQLKTLAEGFLAEKEFSTAHGLELTDEICVSIAAQACLPILKLGLGAYRDWVGIVVYPDEFVVPRRFEDESGIVHEFDDTLSGEAWEGGPLIISWHDVQMAGDGYNVVIHEFAHKLDMLNGEADGMPALHSGITETEWQAKFDDAFNDFCQRVDSGEDTHIDPYASTDPVEFFAVFTECFFETPDVIADEYPAIYGLLCRYYLQDPLTRLTKAPRASITAAS, encoded by the coding sequence ATGAGAAGCCTGCTCGACCGCTTTCGCAGCAAAAAGCCAGCGCATATTCCCGATCAGTTATGGGCGATGACGGTTGTCTCGCTGCCATTTATTGATGCGCTTGCAGTGGACGACGAAAGGCAACTCAAGACGCTGGCCGAAGGATTTCTCGCCGAAAAGGAATTCAGCACCGCCCACGGTCTCGAATTGACCGACGAAATCTGCGTCTCTATCGCCGCTCAGGCTTGCCTGCCAATTCTCAAACTCGGCCTGGGGGCCTACCGCGACTGGGTCGGCATTGTCGTTTACCCCGACGAATTCGTCGTGCCGCGCCGCTTCGAGGATGAATCCGGCATCGTGCACGAATTCGACGACACGCTCTCCGGTGAAGCCTGGGAGGGTGGTCCGCTGATCATTTCATGGCACGACGTGCAAATGGCCGGCGATGGCTACAACGTCGTCATTCACGAATTCGCCCACAAGCTGGACATGCTCAACGGTGAGGCCGACGGCATGCCGGCGCTGCATTCGGGGATCACCGAAACCGAGTGGCAAGCCAAGTTTGACGACGCCTTCAACGATTTTTGCCAGCGCGTCGACAGTGGCGAAGACACCCACATCGACCCCTACGCGAGCACCGATCCGGTCGAATTTTTCGCCGTGTTTACCGAGTGCTTCTTCGAGACACCGGATGTCATCGCCGATGAATATCCGGCCATCTACGGCCTGCTCTGCCGCTACTATCTTCAGGATCCGTTGACCCGGCTGACAAAGGCGCCCAGAGCGTCGATCACCGCCGCTTCCTGA
- a CDS encoding ZIP family metal transporter, producing MSTLSWIIAVSLAGGVLSVGAAAALSIALGAHRINMLISYAIGALLGAAFLEILPDALEHGDMHRTTATVLFGIMAFFVLEKLVLWRHCHHDHCEAHDAHAPTHDHGRSGLLILVGDTFHNFVDGILIAAAFLQSTELGIVTALAIIAHEIPQEVGDYLILLHSGYSRLRALAFNLLSSMATLVGAMLAYFALAELTEWIPSLLALGAASMIYVAVADLIPGLHKRSEMKESILQVLLIGAGIASIAIVQALVSE from the coding sequence GTGAGCACTCTTTCCTGGATTATTGCCGTCTCCCTGGCTGGCGGCGTCTTGAGCGTCGGGGCTGCGGCTGCGCTGAGCATCGCGCTGGGCGCACATCGCATCAACATGCTGATCTCCTACGCGATTGGCGCCCTGCTCGGGGCGGCTTTCCTGGAAATCCTGCCGGATGCGCTTGAGCATGGCGATATGCATCGGACGACGGCGACCGTTCTGTTCGGCATCATGGCCTTTTTTGTGCTGGAGAAACTGGTTCTCTGGCGGCACTGCCACCACGACCACTGCGAGGCCCATGATGCCCATGCGCCAACCCATGATCACGGACGCTCGGGCCTGCTCATCCTGGTTGGTGACACCTTTCACAATTTTGTCGACGGCATCCTGATTGCCGCCGCCTTTTTGCAAAGCACCGAGTTGGGCATCGTCACGGCGCTGGCCATCATCGCCCATGAGATTCCGCAGGAAGTCGGTGACTATCTGATTCTGCTGCATTCCGGTTATAGCCGGTTGCGGGCGCTGGCCTTCAATCTGTTGTCCAGTATGGCGACGCTGGTCGGTGCCATGCTGGCCTACTTTGCCCTGGCTGAACTGACTGAGTGGATTCCGTCGCTGCTGGCCCTGGGCGCGGCGAGCATGATCTATGTCGCCGTGGCCGACCTTATCCCCGGACTGCACAAGCGTTCGGAAATGAAGGAGTCGATTCTCCAGGTACTATTGATTGGTGCCGGTATCGCCTCGATCGCCATTGTTCAGGCGCTGGTTAGCGAGTAA
- a CDS encoding outer membrane protein assembly factor BamD has product MAVFIAAFIAGCGSLADKADETTGWSAGKLYGEAKDAQADGNWDKAAKMLEKIEARYPYGRYAQQAQLELGYVYWKGNEPGSALAACDRFIKLHPSHPTVDYVYYLKGLINFNEDLGLTAYISTQDPTERDPKAARDAFDSFKELVTRFPDSKYAPDARLRMNYLINAMASLEVHVARYYIKRGAYIAAANRAQYAIKTYPQAPAIEEAMFVLITAYDQMGMNDLRDDAERVMKKTFPTSRFYKDGLTTKTAWWHLW; this is encoded by the coding sequence ATGGCTGTTTTCATTGCTGCTTTCATCGCCGGCTGTGGTTCGCTGGCTGACAAGGCCGACGAAACCACCGGCTGGTCAGCCGGCAAGCTCTATGGCGAAGCCAAGGATGCTCAGGCCGACGGCAACTGGGACAAGGCCGCCAAAATGCTGGAGAAGATCGAGGCCCGCTATCCTTATGGTCGCTACGCCCAGCAGGCGCAGCTTGAACTCGGCTACGTATACTGGAAAGGCAATGAACCCGGTTCGGCACTGGCTGCCTGTGACCGTTTCATCAAACTGCACCCGAGCCATCCGACCGTCGATTACGTCTATTACCTGAAGGGTCTCATCAACTTCAACGAAGACCTCGGCCTGACGGCTTACATCAGCACCCAGGACCCGACCGAGCGCGACCCCAAGGCGGCACGCGACGCCTTCGATTCCTTCAAGGAACTGGTCACCCGTTTCCCGGACAGCAAGTATGCGCCGGATGCCCGGCTGCGCATGAACTACCTGATCAATGCCATGGCCTCGCTGGAAGTTCACGTTGCCCGCTATTACATCAAGCGGGGTGCGTATATTGCAGCCGCCAATCGGGCCCAGTATGCGATCAAGACCTATCCGCAGGCACCGGCCATCGAAGAAGCGATGTTCGTCCTGATCACGGCCTACGACCAGATGGGCATGAACGACCTGCGTGATGACGCTGAGCGCGTCATGAAGAAGACCTTCCCGACCAGCCGTTTCTACAAGGATGGCCTGACGACCAAAACGGCCTGGTGGCATCTCTGGTAA